The sequence below is a genomic window from Cedecea neteri.
CCGTTTGATGATTCGCAATATCATCGGCTTTTGTCTGCAGCAGGACTGTCGGTAAGCTGGAGTAGAACGATGCAGAAACGGCGGATTTCAGGGAAGATCGAGGATAATTCGCGGCGTTTGTTCGGGAAGTAACGGCCCCTCACCCCGGCCCTCTCCCCAAAGGGGAGAGGGGGGAAAGAGATCATTTACTCTTTCGGATCTTTACCCGCCAGCAGCTTGTCCAGTTCATCGCCGCCCACGTGACGGAAATCCTGCCCCTTCACGAAGTAGAAGATGTATTCGCAGATGTTCTGGCAGCGGTCACCGATACGCTCGATAGAGCGGGCGCAGAACAGCGCGGTCAGCACGCTTGGAATGGTACGGGAGTCTTCCATCATGTAGGTCATCAGCTGGCGCACGATACCTTCATATTCCTGGTCAACTTTCTTGTCTTCGCGGTAGATACGCACCGCTTCGTCCAGATCCATACGCGCGAAAGCGTCCAGCACGTCGTGCAGCATCTGCACGGTGTGGCGCCCCAGCGATTCCAGGCTGACCAGCAGCGGCTGGTGCTGCTGGGAGAATTTTTCCAGCGCAGTACGGCAGATTTTATCCGCTACGTCACCAATACGTTCCAGCTCAGCAATGGTTTTGATGATCGCCATCACCAGACGCAGGTCGCTGGCGGTCGGCTGGCGTTTGGCAATGATGCGCACGCAGGCTTCATCGATCGCCACTTCCATCATGTTGACCTTCTGGTCACCGGCGATGACGCGCTTCGCCAGCTCGCTGTCCTGGTTGTGCATCGCGGTGATCGCGTCGGAGAGCTGCTGTTCCACCAGCCCGCCCATCGTCATCACCTGAGTACGGATGTACTCCAGCTCGGCGTTGAACTGGCCAGAAATGTGTTTGTTTAAGTTGAGGTTGTCCATCGCGCTCTCCAAATCAACCGTAGCGGCCAGTAATGTAATCTTCGGTTTGTTTCTTCGCTGGCGTAGTAAACAGCGTATCGGTTTCGCTGAATTCGATCAGCTCGCCGAGGTACATAAACGCCGTGTGGTCAGAACAACGCGCCGCCTGCTGCATGTTGTGGGTCACGATCACTACGGTATAGTCTTCTTTCAGCTCGGTGATCAGCTCTTCGATACGCCCGGTGGAGATCGGGTCAAGCGCGGAACACGGCTCATCCAGCAGCAGAACTTCCGGGCGGATCGCGATGCCGCGAGCGATGCACAGACGCTGCTGCTGACCACCGGAGAGGCTGTAGCCACTCTGGTGCAGTTTATCTTTAGTTTCGTTCCACAGCGCGGCTTTGGTCAATGCCCACTGCACGCGTTCATCCATGTCGCTGCGGGACAGCTTTTCAAACAGACGCACGCCAAAAGCGATGTTGTCGTAGATGGACATCGGGAACGGCGTCGGCTTCTGGAAAACCATGCCAACTTTGGCACGCAGCAGGGCGATGTCCTGGCTCTGGGTGAGAATATTTTCCCCATCCAGCAGGATTTCACCTTCTGCACGCTGCTCAGGGTAGAGCGAGTACATTTTGTTAAAGGTACGCAGCAGGGTGGATTTACCACAGCCTGACGGCCCAATGAAGGCGGTAACCTGGTTTTTCGCAATATCCAGATTGATGTTCTTCAGCGCGTGGAACTTACCGTAGTAGAAGTTCAGATCGCGAACCTGGATTTTGCCTGGGGCTAAATCAACCTTACTCATCTGTGTCTTAATCTCCGTCCGGCGCCGCGAGGGCCGCGCCGTAAAATTTAACCGTGTTTACTCTTCGAGAAAATCACGCGCGCCAGAATGTTCAACAGCAGCACGCAGAGGGTAATGATCAGCACCCCTGCCCAGGCCAGCTGTTGCCATTCGGCAAACGGGCTCATAGCAAATTTGAAAATGGTCACCGGCAGGTTGGCGATAGGCTGCATCATGTCCGTGCTCCAGAACTGGTTGGAGAGGGAGGTGAAGAGCAGCGGTGCGGTTTCGCCAGCGATACGGGCAATCGCCAGCAGCACGCCGGTGATAATCCCGGAGACGGACGCTTTCAGCGTAATCGCGGAGATCATCTTCCATTTTGGTGTTCCCAGTGCGTAAGCCGCTTCGCGCAGGCTGTCCGGCACCAGTTTCAGCATGTTTTCGGTGGTACGAATAACGATAGGCACCTGCAGCAGCGCCAGCGCAATCACGCCCGCCCAGCCGGAGAAGTGTTCCATTTTCGCTACCACAATGGTGTAAACGAACAGGCCAACCACAATCGACGGCGCGGACAGAAGAATGTCGTTAATAAAACGAATCACTTCGGCCAGGGCGGATTTACGGCCATATTCGGCCAGATAAATCCCGGCCATGATGCCCAGCGGCGTACCGATAACAGTCGCCCACAGGATCAGCAGGCCGCTGCCCGCCAGGGCGTTCGCCAGACCGCCGCCCGCGGTATTTGGCGGAGGTGTCATTTCGGTAAACAGCGCCAGCGACATGCCGTCGATGCCGCGGGTCACCGTGGAAAACAGGATCCACACCAGCCAGAACAGACCGAACACCATGGTCGCCATAGAGAGCGTCAGGGCGATGCGGTTTTTCATGCGGCGACGCGCCTGCATTTTGCGGCGTGATTCGGCCAGCGCCGCGCTGCTTTGCATTTCCATCGTGGTCATGAGCGAGCCCCTTCGTTTTTCGCCAGGCGCATAATCATGAACTTAGAGATAGCCAGTACGATAAAGGTAATCACAAACAGAATTAAGCCAAGCTCCATCAGCGCGGCGGTATGCAGGCCAGATTCTGCTTCGGCAAATTCGTTCGCCAGCGCAGAGGTAATACTGTTGCCCGGCATATACAGCGAAGCGCTGTCGAGCTGGTAGGTGTTACCGATGATAAAGGTCACCGCCATGGTTTCACCCAGCGCACGCCCGAGGCCAAGCATCACGCCGCCAATCACGCCATTTTTGGTGAACGGCAGCACGATGCGCCAGATCACTTCCCAGGTGGTGCAGCCGATGCCGTAGGCGGATTCTTTCATCATTACCGGCGTTTGTTCGAAAACATCGCGCATCACGGAGGCGATGTACGGGATGATCATGATGGCAAGGATCACACCAGCGGCAAGAATACCGATCCCAAACGCAGGGCCAGAGAACAGCGCGCCAACGATAGGCACGGCAGAAAGCACGTTGCCTACAGGTTCCTGGAAGTAAGTCGCGAACAGGGGAGCAAAGATAAACAGGCCCCACATGCCGTACACGATACTTGGAATGGCCGCCAGCAGTTCAATGGCGATACCCAGCGGGCGCTTCAGCCAGCCAGGCGCAAGTTCTGTCAGGAACAGAGCGATACCAAAGCTCACCGGGACCGCAATCAGCAGTGCGATAAACGAGGTTACGAGGGTTCCGTAAATCGGCACCAGTGCGCCGAAGACTTCATTAGGGGCATCCCACTCTTTGGACCAGAGGAAAGAGAAGCCAAACTTCTCAATGCTCGGCAGCGAGGAGATAAACAGCGAGATGATAATCCCACCCAGCAGAAATAGCACAATCAGCGCAGCCAGTCTTACCAGCGCACTGAAAATTACATCGCC
It includes:
- the phoU gene encoding phosphate signaling complex protein PhoU, coding for MDNLNLNKHISGQFNAELEYIRTQVMTMGGLVEQQLSDAITAMHNQDSELAKRVIAGDQKVNMMEVAIDEACVRIIAKRQPTASDLRLVMAIIKTIAELERIGDVADKICRTALEKFSQQHQPLLVSLESLGRHTVQMLHDVLDAFARMDLDEAVRIYREDKKVDQEYEGIVRQLMTYMMEDSRTIPSVLTALFCARSIERIGDRCQNICEYIFYFVKGQDFRHVGGDELDKLLAGKDPKE
- the pstB gene encoding phosphate ABC transporter ATP-binding protein PstB, encoding MSKVDLAPGKIQVRDLNFYYGKFHALKNINLDIAKNQVTAFIGPSGCGKSTLLRTFNKMYSLYPEQRAEGEILLDGENILTQSQDIALLRAKVGMVFQKPTPFPMSIYDNIAFGVRLFEKLSRSDMDERVQWALTKAALWNETKDKLHQSGYSLSGGQQQRLCIARGIAIRPEVLLLDEPCSALDPISTGRIEELITELKEDYTVVIVTHNMQQAARCSDHTAFMYLGELIEFSETDTLFTTPAKKQTEDYITGRYG
- the pstA gene encoding phosphate ABC transporter permease PstA, giving the protein MTTMEMQSSAALAESRRKMQARRRMKNRIALTLSMATMVFGLFWLVWILFSTVTRGIDGMSLALFTEMTPPPNTAGGGLANALAGSGLLILWATVIGTPLGIMAGIYLAEYGRKSALAEVIRFINDILLSAPSIVVGLFVYTIVVAKMEHFSGWAGVIALALLQVPIVIRTTENMLKLVPDSLREAAYALGTPKWKMISAITLKASVSGIITGVLLAIARIAGETAPLLFTSLSNQFWSTDMMQPIANLPVTIFKFAMSPFAEWQQLAWAGVLIITLCVLLLNILARVIFSKSKHG
- the pstC gene encoding phosphate ABC transporter permease PstC translates to MAVTKPTFKAPGKQGDVIFSALVRLAALIVLFLLGGIIISLFISSLPSIEKFGFSFLWSKEWDAPNEVFGALVPIYGTLVTSFIALLIAVPVSFGIALFLTELAPGWLKRPLGIAIELLAAIPSIVYGMWGLFIFAPLFATYFQEPVGNVLSAVPIVGALFSGPAFGIGILAAGVILAIMIIPYIASVMRDVFEQTPVMMKESAYGIGCTTWEVIWRIVLPFTKNGVIGGVMLGLGRALGETMAVTFIIGNTYQLDSASLYMPGNSITSALANEFAEAESGLHTAALMELGLILFVITFIVLAISKFMIMRLAKNEGARS